In Gambusia affinis linkage group LG08, SWU_Gaff_1.0, whole genome shotgun sequence, a single window of DNA contains:
- the LOC122835547 gene encoding probable polypeptide N-acetylgalactosaminyltransferase 8, translated as MRAVSFKRVVLITGCLGLLLCLGMFVRDRDEAGERTGRQLDPDRAVRSFSDLERSLNNLTKFLRGFERRQDVMQKILEENRDTQRKVADVLQQAMQIGPGQKEQQHKDAPAPQKKSNKVFPGSPLFKDWGENLSENEQKEAQALFKKYGYNVFLSDRLPLDRPLPDTREKGCLKRTYEKDLPTVGVVLIYLDEALSILKRALRSIIDRTPKHLLKEIIMVDDNSSNENLKGDLDAYVKSLEEENPGLRIARVRHTEQKGLAHARVSGWRAATADVVAILDAHIEVHELWAEPLLTQIKANRTTVVSPVFDRVNFDDLRVVQYLPAAHAFDWALWCMYEGFAPDYYKHDDSSRPGKSPSVMGILVADRKFLGEIGVLDEGMKVYGGENVELGIRVSKSKKFDSRRYQAAALPAVYIQNLNGSHKPYLPDLSPAMKRNALRVAEIWMDEYKHNINLAWNIPFENHGIDIGDVSERKKLRERLNCKPFKWYLDNVYPKLDPWDNLLAYGALKNLDSELCIDQGPVPGDTPISFNCHYYGPQMAYYRETGEMYIGGIKSHKYNDNRCLTDRGEKKTEPGLFNCKEAMQKGMGIYWDFSQGKQLKNRQTKRCLEIVNKVLVIQECTGQSWKIQNLIKDF; from the exons CCAAGTTCCTGAGAGGATTTGAGCGCAGACAGGATGTGATGCAGAAGATCCTGGAGGAGAACCGAGACACTCAGAGGAAGGTTGCAGACGTCCTGCAGCAGGCCATGCAGATCGGGCCGGGTcagaaggagcagcagcacaAAGACGCTCCCGCCCCGCAGAAAAAGTCCAACAAAGTGTTCCCTGGATCGCCCCTGTTCAAGGACTGGGGGGAGAATCTGTCCGAGAACGAGCAAAAAGAAGCCCAGGCTCTGTTTAAGAAGTACGGATACAACGTTTTCCTGAGCGATCGCCTTCCTCTGGACCGACCGCTGCCCGACACCAGAGAAAAAGG GTGTTTGAAGAGGACCTATGAGAAGGACCTGCCGACGGTGGGAGTGGTGCTGATCTACCTGGACGAGGCCTTGTCCATCCTGAAGAGGGCGCTACGCAGCATCATCGACCGCACGCCCAAACACCTGCTGAAGGAGATCATCATGGTGGACGACAACAGCTCCAATG AAAACCTGAAAGGCGACCTTGATGCGTACGTTAAGTcgctggaggaggagaaccCGGGCCTGCGGATCGCCAGGGTGAGGCACACGGAGCAGAAAGGCCTGGCGCACGCCAGAGTGTCCGGCTGGAGGGCGGCCACCGCCGACGTGGTGGCCATCTTGGACGCCCACATCGAAGTCCATGAGCTGTG GGCCGAACCGCTGCTGACGCAGATCAAAGCCAACCGGACCACGGTGGTTTCGCCCGTCTTTGACAGGGTGAACTTCGACGACCTGAGGGTCGTCCAGTACCTCCCTGCGGCGCACGCGTTCGACTGGGCGCTGTGGTGCATGTATGAGGGCTTCGCTCCCGACTACTACAAGCACGACGACAGCTCCCGACCCGGAAA GAGTCCGTCGGTCATGGGGATCCTGGTGGCCGACAGGAAGTTTCTGGGAGAAATCGGAGTCCTCGACGAAGGAATGAAAGTTTATGGTGGAGAAAACGTCGAGCTGGGAATTCGTGTGAGTAAATCTAAAAAGTTTGACTCAAGGCGTTACCAGGCTGCAGCGCTTCCTGCTGTTTACATcca GAATCTTAATGGATCTCACAAGCCCTACCTGCCGGACCTGTCACCCGCCATGAAGAGGAACGCCCTGAGGGTCGCCGAGATCTGGATGGACGAatacaaacacaacatcaaCCTGGCCTGGAATATTCCCTTCGAG aATCACGGCATCGACATCGGAGACGTTTCCGAGAGGAAGAAACTGAGAGAACGACTGAACTGCAAACCGTTCAAATGGTACCTGGACAACGTTTACCCCAAACTGGACCCCTGGGACAACCTGCTGGCTTACGGCGCG CTGAAGAACCTGGACTCTGAGTTGTGCATCGACCAAGGTCCGGTCCCCGGCGACACGCCCATTTCCTTCAACTGCCATTACTACGGACCGCAG ATGGCTTATTACCGTGAAACTGGTGAGATGTACATCGGCGGCATCAAGTCCCACAAGTACAACGACAACCGCTGTCTGACCGACAGAGGGGAGAAGAAAACCGAGCCGGGTCTGTTCAACTGCAAAGAGGCCATGCAGAAAGGAATGGGGATCTACTGGGACTTCAGCCAG GGAAAACAGCTGAAGAACCGTCAGACGAAGCGCTGCCTGGAGATAGTGAACAAGGTTCTGGTGATCCAGGAATGCACCGGCCAGAGCTGGAAGATCCAGAACCTCATTAAGGACTTTTAA
- the ribc2 gene encoding RIB43A-like with coiled-coils protein 2 produces MFQVELPRERKARESVERRRSNETDRRERIFNDKFRTIGVDKEALDLQVIEKLKQKSQLKNQEDAHNAEVQQYNRAAGLLQRRHEEADRLEHQARAAFWHQNQNPQSRREFDLNDPAALKKTQSQMVLPGLLGEDPESGSRQQRQQEQLRDWLLQQRNELQQKRLQNKLNALLDDRNREEMDRRAMELQNLEMAKRKADLINDANYNVAKLEEKMNRERQQREEIALSALSIPALYPGANKKDPAEPLQQVTQFQLRQVLEKKRLDMERKQREKDQDWLLLDSARSALLLQRLQEKQNKQLRKQLDSVNAQLAQIRLQEMPDLKRGRIDDVFFTQFNTCSR; encoded by the exons atgtttcaggTGGAGTTGCCTCGCGAGCGAAAAGCCAGAGAGAGCGTGGAGCGGCGCCGGAGCAATGAGACGGACCGGCGGGAGAGGATTTTTAATGATAAATTCAGGACTATCGGG GTGGATAAAGAGGCTTTAGATCTGCAGGTGATAGAGaagctgaaacaaaaatcacaattaaaaaatCAAGAAGACGCTCACA ATGCTGAGGTGCAGCAGTACAACCGAGCAGCGGGCCTCCTCCAGAGGCGACATGAGGAGGCGGACCGCTTGGAACACCAGGCCCGAGCCGCGTTCtggcaccagaaccagaatcctCAGAGCCGCCGCGAATTCGACCTCAACGACCCGGCCGCCCTGAAGAAAACCCAGTCCCAGATGGTTCTGCCGGGCCTGTTGGGCGAGGACCCGGAGTCCGGCAGCCggcagcagaggcagcaggagcagctgagggactggctgctgcagcagcggaacgagctgcagcagaaacggCTGCAGAATAAGCTCAACG CGCTGCTCGACGACCGGAACAGAGAGGAAATGGACCGCAGAGCGATGGAGCTGCAGAACCTGGAGATGGCCAAGAGAAAAGCCGACCTCATCAACGACGCAAACTACAACGTAGCAAAG ctggaggagaaaatgaACCGGGAACGGCAGCAGCGTGAGGAGATCGCGCTGAGCGCCCTGAGCATCCCCGCCCTCTATCCCGGCGCCAACAAGAAGGATCCTGCAGAGCCGCTGCAGCAGGTCACCCAGTTCCAGCTGCGGCAGGTTCTGGAGAAGAAG AGGCTGGACATGGAGAGGAAGCAAAGGGAGAAGGACCAGGACTGGCTCCTGCTGGACTCGGCCCGCAGCgccctgctgctgcagcggctGCAGGAGAAGCAGAACAAGCAGCTGAGGAAACAGCTGGACAGCGTCAACGCTCAGCTGGCCCAGATCCGGCTGCAGGA GATGCCAGACCTGAAGAGGGGGCGGATCGACGACGTCTTCTTCACCCAGTTCAACACCTGCAGCAGATGA
- the ada2a gene encoding adenosine deaminase 2-A codes for MAVRLQRLLVAAACLFVCCLVGVRCGPDPRLRKELMELEASMQMGGGMVLTDAEQRLDALLAKLKQDEMSRKDFPPSMHFFKARRLIQASPLFSLLQKMPKGGVLHVHDFAMVDPEWLVKNATYRPHCYMCFTDGGSVRFVFASQGPKPVERCSPWVLLESLRSKMGNATDLDNSIRGNLTLFTDRDPETEYPSQDVVWNRFEAAFGALWGLVTFAPVFRDYYIEALNQFYADNVMYLELRALLPQLYELDGRSHDSAWTLQAYQNLTRQFVSTHPDFYGARIIFTNHRHAKLSVVAAAVKEAMQLKKDFPDFLAGFDLVGREDQGKTLWYFRDALALPAEKGVTMPYFFHAGETDVEGTEVDQNLLDALLLNTSRIGHGFALQRHPVAKQLSRKRGVAVEVCPISNQVLKLVKDLRNHPAAALMMENHPLVISSDDPAMFGSCALSFDFYEAFVGFGGLNSHIGSLKQLAMNSIRFSSLTPKQQEEALVLWQRRWTEFVAKNSI; via the exons ATGGCAGTCCGGCTGCAGCGCCTCCTGGTGGCGGCGGCCTGCCTGTTTGTGTGCTGCCTGGTCGGGGTGCGGTGCGGCCCGGACCCCAGGCTGCGGAAGGAGCTCATGGAGCTGGAGGCGTCCATGCAGATGGGCGGCGGGATGGTGCTGACGGACGCTGAGCAGCGGCTGGACGCTCTGCTGGCCAAACTGAAGCAGGATGAGATGTCCAGGAAAGACTTCCCTCCCTCCATGCACTTCTTCAAGGCCCGGCGCCTCATCCAGGCCAGTCCCCTCTTCAGCCTGCTGCAGAAGATGCCAAAAG GCGGCGTCCTTCACGTCCATGACTTCGCCATGGTGGACCCGGAGTGGCTGGTGAAGAACGCCACGTATCGGCCGCACTGCTACATGTGCTTCACCGACGGCGGGTCCGTCCGGTTCGTCTTCGCGTCGCAGGGGCCCAAACCTGTGGAGCGCTGCTCCCCCTGGGTGCTGCTGGAGAGCCTGCGCTCCAAGATGGGCAACGCAACCGACCTGGACAACAG CATCAGAGGTAACTTGACACTGTTTACGGACCGGGATCCGGAGACGGAGTACCCCAGCCAGGATGTGGTCTGGAACCGCTTCGAGGCGGCCTTCGGGGCCTTGTGGGGGCTGGTGACCTTTGCCCCCGTCTTCAGGGATTACTACATCGAGGCTTTGAACCAATTCTACGCAGACAATGTCATGTACCTGGAGCTGCGCGCACTCCTCCCTCAG CTGTACGAGCTGGACGGCCGCAGCCACGATTCGGCCTGGACCCTGCAGGCCTACCAGAACCTCACCAGGCAGTTCGTCTCCACTCACCCGGATTTCTACGGAGCCAGAATCATCTTCACCAATCACAG GCACGCTAAGCTGTCGGTGGTGGCTGCAGCTGTGAAGGAGGCGATGCAGCTGAAGAAGGACTTTCCTGACTTCCTGGCCGGTTTTGACCTG GTGGGCCGGGAGGACCAGGGCAAGACGCTGTGGTACTTCAGGGATGCCCTGGCGCTGCCTGCAGAGAAAGGCGTCACGATGCCGTACTTCTTCCACGCCGGAGAGACGG ACGTTGAGGGAACTGAAGTGGATCAGAACCTGCTGGACGCTCTGCTGCTCAACACGTCGCGGATCGGCCACGGGTTTGCGCTGCAGCGCCACCCGGTGGCCAAACAGCTGTCCAGGAAGAGGGGCGTGGCTGTGGAGGTGTGCCCCATCTCCAACCAG GTGCTGAAGCTGGTTAAGGATCTGCGGAATCACCCCGCCGCCGCTCTGATGATGGAGAATCACCCGCTGGTCATCAGCTCCGACGACCCGGCCATGTTCGGCTCCTGCGCGCTCTCCTTCGACTTCTACGAGGCGTTCGTGGGGTTCGGCGGTTTGAACTCCCACATCGGCTCCCTGAAGCAGCTGGCCATGAACTCCATCAG GTTCAGCTCTTTGACTCCgaagcagcaggaagaggcGCTGGTTCTGTGGCAGAGAAGATGGACCGAGTTCGTGGCTAAAAACTCCATCTGA